The region gtcgaaggtaactgttgttaatatgtgtaatagcaagatctccaagttagaagaagagcaatagaatatgaagctcaaaatgactgaaatgatgaatatacttaaagaacacttggtggtaattctatcttgcacttataaaccttagttttattttcttccaatgaaacttatcttggttttatatttaggtttgTGGTAAAGTTACACCAAGCaaaggacagtctcgcaatgtaccgcagtcaaacaatattcagtcccctaaggtaaattatcaaagttgttattgttttaaattttcattttagaagaacaaatacagaaactaatatattgtctttaaaatcaatttggtagagtattgcactagaaaaaagacataactttacagaagggaagaatgcttgctacttgcttgactgggcagatgtaattgttgTTGAAGGtcattgggattctagtgatccaaagataattgtacatggaaagcctcttggaccagactttatgcgagtatgggttgatgttgatattgtaccagaatcttacttatttcatcctaataatgcgatgcttacaatacaagaagcagttggttccacagttgcatgaccttctaaaaaagttattccaagaggtacattttcatactcaaaaaagaaccaatgtcttataatttagtgtttggtttccttgtttgctttggtgtagttgtgaattcattattttgtatgtggtgtcctctcttggctataatttccatagcatttttcttgaagtaatttgtgatgctagataataacaataaaatatttatttgtttattttgcagatgtgacaagcaaaatagaaaaagatacttaattttgaaggctttgtgttgggcagctatagaatattttgtgttgaaagtagtaactatcaaaatattgaatatttaagactacttgaatacttaaagaacattttgttgttgatgacagtgttgaatgttttaaactaatttgtggattgttaatacaatgttgaatgtttttactttttgttatttgaaaatcaagttcatttgatgatgctagtatatattagaaagctaattttaattatataaaaaaaattaaaatataaatgaatatataatgagaatttaaacttatctaaatattaaaataatacgaaaattgtgttataatatctattacaataacactttttatgcaaagaattttgttatgaaaacttcattatataacacaaataatgtgttatactaaagtgtagtataacacaaatttataaggattgaaatgtgttatataatcgactataaataatataattaaacacttatctatttattaaaataacacagaaagtgtgttatcgttgacagtataataacacatcagtataacaatgataaaatattatgtaaagtaccctgacctacgataacatagtcggtcttaacacatcaaaaagtgttatggtatgttttgataacacatttttggtgttattaaaagcattttttcttgtagtgtttaataattaataaatatataatacttatttaaagataataaaatttaacataaattaaaattaatcattaataacacaattaatattcatcaaacaaaattacatataaactaatcataaaataaacataataaaaatatctattgtcttaatttaattacatataaactaatcataaaataaacataataaaatatcaattgtcttaatttaattaaaaaacataaactaattattattgtttggatCGGGCCAACTAGGCGAGAAATATTCATTAACATTCAGGTCAATATCTTCACCAATGTTAGGGCGCGAcaatggtggtgaagcaaactgtgATGCTGGTGGTGAAGGGTAATAAGCTTGTGGAGACTGCTGTGAAGATGATCCAAACGAGTCTACAAATTGTCGAGTATGTGGCCATGCCGAGGGAGATTGATGCAATAAACTCTCATACCTCTGCTGCTGTTGCGACGAACTCACAAATTGACCTTGTCTATGTTGCTGTGGTTGCTACTGTTGTTGCGATGAATCCACAAAGTCACGATGCCTAGGATGTGACGTTTGAGATCCTACAGGGACGTCGGAGTAataaagaggaggggactaggaGGAGCGTCCATGCATGTACTGAAATTGTTGTGATGTACTTCCATACATGTTAGGAGAATTCTGTTGAGGTGGATGAAaatattgttgttgttgtggcatcgaccaaggaggtagactttgagaagatataccaccttcaggttgtgatggtaaatatCGTTGCAAAAGGTTGTCAAACCGCGACTCAGTTTGtgaacttttattaaatataattatcaatttctatattcaactaatttataactatttaatattagataatattatttaataaacaaattaccATTTTTTCttacaataatttattatttatttaattattattaatttttaaaacttttattaaataaaattatcaatttctatattcaaataatttattactatttaacattagataatgttatttaataaacaaattaataatttttcttaaactaatttattatttatttaatattaattttaaaattctttattaaatataattatcaatttctatattcaactaatttataactatttaatagtagataatattatttaataaacaaaaaataatttttcttaaaataatctattatttatttaattatttattcataattttttaatttgtaataataataataataattttacaaatcaattattatttaactttagactaatttatttatttttaaataattacataaattttattaatctttttcattcattattttattaataatattttaaacttatcatttctgtgccgATATCCCTATAATTGATGGTTgtggtcaacaaccatcaatcataaGCATACCGGGATAGAGACAataaattaatttctaattaactactaatttatttatttaataattttcaattaattataataatattaattaattaaattatataatattcatTACAATTCTCATTTTgttgacataacatataacaaaaaaaaattaaaactactttacttaattaaatttcaCAAAAAATCTGACAGCATAACAGTTTAATAAGACCAtttcaaaatttttaaaattctgcactcagaaaatcctagaacatttattataaaacataatatatttataattaaccAATTTCTATTATTCTAATTTGTTtcctattttaaattttaaaaactcaaACATATTTAAAATTACTAACACATAATTAAATTTTTCTAACaaatacacaaaataatatatacataaaaacatactttGGACACCAAAATGGAAGCGGAGGTGTGGCAGTGGCAGCGGAGTGGTGGCAGTGGTAGCGGAGCAGCGATAATGGACCTTGGACACAAAAATAGAATGTGTTagaaatttatacaaaaataagaaacattaaataatataatgaaaaatTTAATACACATACACAATTTGTAGACTCGTGGAGGGCCCAGGAGTGGAGGGGCTCGGGTGGAAGGGCGTTGTGGGTGTGGAGGGGCTTCAGTGGGGGGAGGGGGTCGTTGATGTGGAGGGGCTGTTCAAAAGGGTAGGCGGGGAATGGTGGCTGGGGCGGAGGATGGTGGCTCAGATGGAGAagacagagagaaagagagtagAAATGGAGAAATGGGAAAATTGATGAAAGGCACGTGGTGGTCTTATATATAGGAGATTTTTAGTGGCAGACATTACCCATTATTAGCAGCGGACCCCAGCCGCTAATTATGGGTGCCCGGCGGTATTAAAAAATGgtcataattacatttatattagCGGCGggcagtccgccgctaataatgtgtGGGACCCGCCGCTATTATGTATTAGCGGCAGGCAGTCCACCACTAATAATGTGTGAATCTGCCGCTAATACCCATTCAAATAAAAGCCTGGGAAAATTCCCGCACTTTCCCTCATCTTTAAGAAAGGCGGACCCTCCGCCGCTGATAGTTTCTAGTCTGCTGTTAATGCTTTTgttaaactaataaaaaactTTATTAGCGGGTTCGTCGCTAATATCTCTCTTATTAGAGGCGGATTCAGGTCCGCCTCTAAGGCGTCCTCCCCTAATAATTACATTTCTGGTAGTGACAACAAGGATCTTGATTCAGCTTTTGTAAATGTTGCTTATAATCGTGGCTCAAAGACTTTTTCTTCAACTTCATCCACACTAAACATACCTTCTTTTTCGTCTGCTGCTAATTTTGGTGGTCGTGGTGGTAATCCTTCATCATCTCTTGGTATCGTTCACAACTTTTGGAATCCGTATGCTATTAACAATCGCAGCAGCTCCCCTAACTCTTCACCATTCCTTGGTCGTGGTTCTCCTTCTACTATTTCCTCTTCTTCTGACAGTTCTTCCACTGCTTGACCTACATGCTAGCTATGTTCCAAACCAGGTCACCTTGATTCAAGATGCTATAATCATTTTAACCCTGATTATCCTGATGTTGGTGCTGCCAATATTGACAAGATGATTGCTAGTGTGGCCACGACTGACTGTGTTAATGACTCCTCTTGTTATCTGGATTCAGGTGAagctatcgtgacctaccagccccatactgtcaagaatggaactgatcatgcccatccattgctcagctccgaatggatctaagcctccctcgaagactggagggtaatattcctggaatcttccacagagaaattcccatatgctctcaaccctaggctgagccaaaactgatgccactcttggcataaccaaggaagaagtgctccccaacagactccgttgttgcttcagacacatgatctcttcctcatgcctctgcaatcttgattgcaaatctgtgactatctgttgaaaattcataggagcagatgaagaactcaacccttGGCTAAAACTACCAGCCTCTgcataaccaccaccaggcctcatatctgccttggctataaacctgctctgcagtcaataacttgacccattaaatatgatgagcatatcaagagctttcccccacgggatcattcttaccacaccacattcacaaatcactGCAGTGCTATAAACATTCCCATGGTATTCATACATCAATAAAAATCCCTGCTCTTcaaacattcacaccatgccgcaactccagcatgcaaatatcacaattatgtaatcatggagcaggtaatcaaatgatcatgttcatagatatattcacggagcatataatcatatagtcaagagccaagctctattagaatctcatgctccctaatacaatgtgcaggtaaagcatttaccatttatttaagcagttaaacacataattacagaaatagttaccattccttgagtgaagctatcttcagtgatgagtatacaagcccaacttgtcttcaggaacccataaaccttgaTAGGCTatgataccaaaattgtaacgccccaactccagggaccgttacggtgcacattgcaaacagtgctaaactcgctaatcgagtcatttggccataaacgtgtaactaagtatgattagcgatttagggattaaattttttggttaagatataacgtttcactagaacatttactgtatatattgggatcccaaaaatataatttaaaggtctattacaacaaaatatttacaaccagccgatctaagcggcaaaacagggtttagccctagttcctttccttcaaacctcggccgtggcggtcgagcagctgcatatgcacacatcgtcacctaagctctccaactcaaggatggtcaagctttcttttgcctttacctgcaccacatagcacctgtgagccgaagcccagcaaaaaaactcatatgctcatgaacagttatatcatgaaatcaaatcatatctggcatgcctagcaaacataactttattcaagcatgcaaataagttcaaacaatgctgggtatccaggataagaaatcctgcccattcgaatggatgactatcaagtcaatcctaatcagatgagtgtttcaacacttgaggttctagtaaaccatgctgagtgaccaacaagcaagtcaccacggggctcagcacccaaagccatgcatatgatgatcaaaatgatcatacagagcttatagctctgaacagatgagtgattatcactttgaggttctagaaaaccatactgagtgactgacaagcaagtcactaacttaaacaaaaGAGTGGCTACTGGGTAAGCCAccagccttaaacagatgagagactgatgggtaagtccctaacttaacagatgagtgactaatgggtaagtcacacaagcgcttataatattcatcgaacttgaggtcggtccggcattaatgctctttgagtcatctaatgcagattgtcgattagatctaatctttgttggcttgcgttgaacacgctaaggccgtcctgacttatgagtcagcacactgtgtgactagtgcccagtaccactgccgaacctgactaatgagtcacaacttcacagttgatactaacacctttgccaattctgactaatgagtcagtaccatgcacaagtaagcattgccacCAAATGCATGTATGTCGAATactcaaacgtagggcattcatcatgcttacttaacagttgctagcataattatgatcatgcacaaacacagagactcaagctctgattaatctcacagtcaatatccatggcatgccctaatcacatgtttctcgtgcatctcatgcatcacacttaatcatccaacatgcctcaataataaccatatgcaaatgagcaagattgctaagcattcaatatgctttcaatgtttacatttaaacatccaacatgcatcaagaataaccatgcatgtcacatatggggtgcagttttcttaccttgggtccaagcacaggttaccaacaaacgagccataagaacgatcctgattccaagcctctagtgataacctagtcacaaccacaaatggtgattcaatgagttcaagttctaaaaccaatccttgaaccaaaacttagcctccaagacatcaatcctcactaatccgggtagtaggaatgatcccgaggcttaaaaccatgttcccggggtcaaaacacgcaAACGGgttcaaaagcctgcctgagccacggccctggaaccttgagccgcggcccccagcacaacctgaagcaagcgccgcggcacccaacaccaagggccgcgacgcccagcaagaacaaaactggggcacctgcttcatcgagctagggccgcggcccccaaccttgggccatccccaaacacgattttcaacttcccaaatcatcaaatcaaagttcccaaacttcccaatggtccaaaacatgaagctcaaacgaaccaagaactcaacgattcacaaaatccaattcaagcttaaaaacttttaaaaacttaaacttgaattacctctgattgagttattttcaactaaatcctccggctaataagcttctaattctccttaggattgctatgcctcgatcctcgcttgaatctgagtcctaaaactccagataccttcgaaaacgcgattgggagacgaaaagggaactttttgggagagagagaacgtacagaacgttctttttattttcttaaaaggttactttaagcttaagtagcttccaataaaacctagtgctcggggtcccgaaaacacccccggggatattatagtcaaaacttccataatttccccctgatcttactaactcccaatttatcaccaaatattaattctcattacccaataacccggtaatgctctaaataccccttgacttactccaagtcaagcttaaatcccattgtgactttcccactagcttacctcctaggatcgtcttatgctgggtaaccctggcataaccaaataataacaaagcaccacacccatttcacatatatgccaaaaatgcccgaaatggccaaaatatgaaaatcacccaattaatcacaaatgggttcacatgcatatttaatacacctaaacatgcatattatcattaaatagcataataaatcaattatggccctcccggcctcctaatcaaggtcctaaaccttattaggaaatatggggcattacaactatcccctccttatagaaatttcgtcctcgaaatttatctgaaccgcccggaatatgaattccgcacaactgattccagtttcccaggtcgttctctcgacctcactatttctgcaacataccttgaatcaaggtatactttgttcctcagaTCCTTATTCTTCTgttacaatctgaactggctattccttatagGAAAACTTAGCATTAgttcccagattctcataactcaattcatgagttcttttaacccatgtccactgcatggaaatacataacacaATGTACAGCCGTCAGAGCCAAAACTATGGCCCAACAAAAGGTAATCTGACCAGTCCTATTCAGGACTCAAACTTTCATACtaatctaggctcaacttgcccttaactcatcaccccctttccatggtgattcacttaggaagacacaacttcctacctggaactccatgttcctgcttttcaattcaataacacttttccatttactctgagaagtgagcatccaattatatccatataataatgtggtctcaatcaatattcacacacacacacacacacacacacacacacacacacacacacacacacacacacatatatatataatcaaatatgccctcaacgggccaaaattacaaaaatgtcttTCTAATAAGAAATCGggccacatgcatgcttaatacacctatacatgccaatatagtcatattataatataacacacataattcatataatcacaaatatgcacataatattcaattattgccctcctgaccccctaatcaaggcactaagccttattatggAAATTGGGATGTTACCGACACCTTGTAGAGTCTACCCTTGACTTACTTGCCCATGCTTCTATGCCCTTGCAATAATGGGATGAAGCCATTCGAGCTTCGGCTTACCTCATTAACTGTCTTCCCTATTCTGTTATTGCTAATAACACCCCTATACAGTTACTGTTTCCTAAACCACCTGATTACACTTTCCTCAAAGTTTTTGGTTGCTTATGTTACCCAAATACTAGGCCTTATAACAAGCATAAACTTGAGTTTCGTTCTATTGAGTGTACCTTTTTAGGGTATGTCATGAAGCCTAAAGGTTACAAATGTTTGTCATCTAATGATCGCATTTACATTTCAAGAGATGTTATCTTTAATGAGCATTATTTTCCTTTTGCTAGTAACTCTACATGTTCTTCGTCTTCTCAAATATGTGTTGATAATAATATGCCTCCCTCTCACTCTACTTGCATTTCTTTTCCATAATCAAATCCTTCCAAGTATCCTACAGTTTCTCCATCGTCTTCATCCATTCCTTTTTATGTCTCTACTTCAGCCTCCACTTCGTGTCCCTTCCTACTGTATATCCTTCACCAATTTTACATTCCATTCCACCTATTTCAACTTCACTTCCCACTCTTTCAGTAGTCCCCTCTTCGTCTACTATTACTCATTCTACCACACTTCCACCACCATCTACTGTATCTCCATCGACCATTCTCCCTCAATCCTAATCTCCTTCATCATTCCATTATCTTGTTGTTCCTTCCACCATTACTACACTTCCtgctatattattttaaataatataatgttagattaaataaagtgacataatgtgatttgtcacaccttgtaacatattattgagagtcataaatattggacacatgtgtgtggcaaatgtgacatattttggagttacaaaaaaacaaacttgtaactctcaaatattacccaataatgtgtagattttatattacacattttgatttgaatttctcaaaatccataagagatatggctgttagagatgtgattttaactcccataatgtgtatggaagttacaaaatcaagtgggaatgaatttggaacgttttggcaaatttggaaaattggttgctgaaaaaatgacTTGGGCTGCTGCCTATGTTTTTAGGCTGCGGCCCAAGAGGCATAAAAACATCGTGGGCCGCGGCCCATGTTTTTCAGGTCGCGGCCTGAGCGactgacagcattttccaaacttcagttttatccaattttgaacgtttccaacagccaagtaactcccaaatctctattttaattccacaaacatccaattaatcattggtaacgaccatgggggttggtggaatttgaaattcaaagggtgtctcaaaactctataaataggagcctaat is a window of Humulus lupulus chromosome 4, drHumLupu1.1, whole genome shotgun sequence DNA encoding:
- the LOC133828957 gene encoding uncharacterized protein LOC133828957; its protein translation is MTYDIFGSLNEILHEDPKSGTTDNADEDALTKLFGNPKSGRLIGHGRGVTRSKVCGKVTPSKGQSRNVPQSNNIQSPKSIALEKRHNFTEGKNACYLLDWADVIVVEGHWDSSDPKIIVHGKPLGPDFMRVWVDVDIVPESYLFHPNNAMLTIQEAVGSTVA